The Anomaloglossus baeobatrachus isolate aAnoBae1 chromosome 7, aAnoBae1.hap1, whole genome shotgun sequence sequence ctctgtgtgtgacgggcacTGGCTTTCTTCTTCTGGGCAGCCGCTTTTTGGAGTCTGGGGAACCTGTGAGAAGGAGGCGGTGGTGGTGTGTAGCCCCGAGATGAATAGGATCAGCGGTGCAATGGTGGTGGTTCGCACAGGGGTGTCCCTGGCTGTGGTCCTGGCAATTTTCGGCTTGGAGCTGTTGATGGTTTCCCAGATTTGTGATGATGGACATTCCCGGAAGAAGTGGTGCATGGGCTCCGCGCTGCTCCTGGCCTCCTTCCTCCTCTCCTCGCAGCAACCCTGACCTACGTCCTCCTCCTGCGTGCCTTGGTGGAGCACGTGGCCTTCACCCTGACCTTCTGGTGTCAGCTCCTGGGCACCTTCCTCTTCCTCCTGGATGGTGTCAGTGGACTGTACTGTGACCACCTGAGCGGTGGCA is a genomic window containing:
- the TMEM37 gene encoding LOW QUALITY PROTEIN: voltage-dependent calcium channel gamma-like subunit (The sequence of the model RefSeq protein was modified relative to this genomic sequence to represent the inferred CDS: inserted 1 base in 1 codon), translating into MTALGLQLVKPSMPRLRSRLFLETFVRALITLSAGTAVVLSSISVCDGHWLSSSGQPLFGVWGTCEKEAVVVCSPEMNRISGAMVVVRTGVSLAVVLAIFGLELLMVSQICDDGHSRKKWCMGSALLLASFLLSSXATLTYVLLLRALVEHVAFTLTFWCQLLGTFLFLLDGVSGLYCDHLSGGRDCGLPWAEPD